A window of Polaribacter litorisediminis contains these coding sequences:
- a CDS encoding sigma-54-dependent transcriptional regulator — protein sequence MQLRKENILVVDDDIHILELLQRHLQSWNYHVYKAISVKEAVEILRNTQIDLLITDLKMPEIGGFELIQFVSENYPEIPKLIVTGFPSVQDSLVAIKSGVVDYLTKPFTKDELMAAVDKSMNSKNELTIPSTNLKQAGKNSYGEIIGNSEKINDVIQIIERVKNNKATIFIKGESGTGKELVARAIHYQGKYARAPFIAVNCGGIPDNLLEAELFGYTKGAFTGADKVRDGFFQAANGGTIFLDEIGNAPKSVQTRLLRVLQEKEVVKVGAQKPEKIDIRIVTATNSNLREMIKNDTFREDLFYRLTVVEIEVAPLRDRKEDIPLLVNKFLYKYGLEYKDRFIKIAPEASKVLERYSWPGNIRELENVIQRAVIMCDRIIEIKHLPDSLKINIDFSSDALVSLKEIEKQHIQKILNATNNNKTKAAKILGITRKTLRQKLDN from the coding sequence ATGCAATTACGTAAAGAAAATATTTTAGTAGTAGATGATGATATTCATATTTTAGAACTCTTACAGCGTCATTTACAATCGTGGAATTATCATGTTTATAAAGCTATTTCAGTAAAAGAGGCCGTAGAAATTTTAAGAAATACTCAAATAGATTTATTAATAACAGATTTAAAAATGCCAGAAATAGGCGGATTTGAGTTGATTCAATTTGTCTCTGAAAATTATCCGGAAATACCAAAGCTAATTGTTACCGGATTCCCTTCGGTACAAGATTCTTTAGTGGCTATAAAGTCTGGTGTAGTAGATTATTTAACAAAACCATTTACAAAAGATGAATTAATGGCTGCGGTTGATAAATCAATGAATTCCAAAAATGAATTGACCATTCCTTCAACTAATTTAAAACAAGCAGGTAAAAATTCTTATGGAGAAATTATCGGTAATTCAGAAAAAATTAATGATGTTATTCAAATAATTGAAAGAGTAAAAAATAATAAAGCTACTATTTTTATAAAAGGAGAAAGTGGTACAGGAAAAGAGTTAGTTGCGCGTGCTATTCACTATCAAGGTAAATATGCTAGAGCTCCTTTTATTGCAGTAAATTGCGGCGGTATTCCTGATAATTTATTAGAAGCAGAATTGTTTGGCTATACAAAAGGGGCCTTTACAGGCGCAGATAAAGTAAGAGACGGTTTTTTTCAGGCAGCAAACGGAGGCACTATTTTTCTAGATGAAATTGGTAATGCTCCTAAATCTGTTCAAACAAGATTATTAAGGGTTTTACAAGAAAAAGAAGTCGTAAAAGTCGGTGCTCAAAAACCAGAAAAAATTGACATAAGAATTGTAACCGCAACCAATAGTAATCTTCGAGAAATGATTAAAAACGATACTTTTAGAGAAGATTTATTTTATAGACTTACCGTTGTGGAAATTGAAGTAGCTCCTTTGAGAGATCGGAAAGAAGACATTCCTTTACTAGTAAATAAATTTTTATATAAATATGGACTTGAATATAAAGATAGGTTTATAAAAATAGCTCCAGAGGCCTCTAAAGTTTTAGAGCGTTATAGTTGGCCCGGTAATATTCGTGAACTCGAAAATGTAATTCAAAGAGCTGTAATTATGTGCGATCGAATTATTGAGATAAAACACCTTCCAGATTCTTTAAAAATTAATATCGATTTTTCTAGTGATGCATTAGTTTCTCTTAAAGAAATAGAAAAACAACACATCCAAAAAATATTAAATGCTACAAATAATAACAAAACAAAAGCTGCTAAAATTCTAGGTATTACTAGAAAAACACTTCGACAAAAACTAGACAATTAA
- a CDS encoding sensor histidine kinase: MNKTEAALKERIKELTCLYEVSSIISDAADQGIEEALRAIVFSIKKGFQFPLGTHVTINTDTFNISTTEKINKSVSISAKINVFKKIKGTLFVCLAPNTYTKKDFLSEEQLLIDNIAIKVGSFLERIEIQKNETSLKRQMEHADRLSIVGEITAGIAHELNTPLANILGFAELLKNDLQEENSDVDTIIENAIYSREVVKKLMFFSCKMPQEMELINFVPIIKNAVKLLDATFRKEDVQYFIHIKEEELWLKADSIQLTQIIFNLLMNAIYFSPKKGHVTIEAHKTKKNIVLKISDEGKGLTEEDLSKIFQPFFTTKPIGDGSGLGLSVVHGIVSSHRGNISAKNNKMKGAVFTVVLPIN, encoded by the coding sequence ATGAATAAAACCGAAGCTGCCTTAAAAGAACGTATAAAAGAATTAACTTGTTTATATGAAGTTTCGTCTATTATTAGCGATGCCGCAGATCAAGGTATTGAAGAGGCTTTAAGAGCCATTGTATTTAGTATAAAAAAAGGATTTCAATTTCCGTTAGGTACCCATGTTACCATTAACACAGATACATTTAATATTTCTACGACAGAAAAAATTAATAAAAGTGTTAGTATCAGTGCTAAAATTAACGTTTTTAAAAAAATTAAAGGAACGCTGTTTGTTTGTTTAGCTCCAAATACATATACCAAAAAAGATTTTTTGAGCGAAGAGCAATTATTAATAGACAATATTGCCATAAAAGTGGGTAGTTTTTTAGAGCGAATAGAAATTCAAAAAAATGAAACCTCACTAAAACGACAAATGGAACATGCAGACCGTTTAAGTATTGTTGGAGAAATAACAGCAGGCATAGCGCATGAATTAAATACACCTTTGGCTAATATTTTAGGATTTGCAGAACTATTAAAGAATGATTTGCAAGAAGAAAATAGCGATGTAGATACCATTATAGAAAATGCTATTTATTCTAGAGAGGTTGTAAAAAAACTCATGTTTTTTTCTTGTAAAATGCCTCAAGAAATGGAACTCATAAATTTTGTGCCCATTATTAAAAATGCCGTTAAATTATTAGATGCAACCTTTAGAAAAGAAGACGTACAATATTTTATACACATAAAAGAAGAAGAACTTTGGCTAAAAGCAGATTCTATTCAGCTTACGCAAATCATCTTTAATCTTTTAATGAATGCTATTTATTTTTCTCCAAAGAAAGGCCATGTAACCATAGAAGCCCACAAAACTAAAAAAAATATTGTTTTAAAAATTTCTGATGAAGGAAAAGGACTCACAGAAGAAGATTTGTCTAAAATTTTTCAACCTTTTTTCACAACAAAACCTATAGGCGATGGTTCTGGTTTAGGCTTAAGTGTTGTGCATGGTATTGTATCTTCTCATAGGGGAAATATAAGTGCAAAAAACAATAAAATGAAAGGCGCTGTTTTTACAGTAGTACTGCCAATAAATTGA